From the Saccharomycodes ludwigii strain NBRC 1722 chromosome I, whole genome shotgun sequence genome, one window contains:
- the PRO2 gene encoding glutamate-5-semialdehyde dehydrogenase (similar to Saccharomyces cerevisiae YOR323C | PRO2 | PROline requiring), translated as MSSAELIAKKARIAGNILKTLSDEQRSSILYKIHDSLEKNAKLIETANKLDLEVARGSNLSESLIKRLDLFKGDKFATMLQGIIDVAKLADPVGKVLLARELDEGLTLYKITAPVGVLLVIFESRPEVIANITALSIKSGNAAILKGGKESVNTFREMSKIINDTIAANFATTGVPIGAVQLIETRQDVSDLLSQDQYIDLVVPRGSNSLVRNIKLNTKIPVLGHADGICSIYIDGEADLVKAKKITVDAKTNYPAGCNAMETLLINPKLNNWWEVLTNLNENGVCLHVTPEVKQEYLKHNPKGNVLDCDESKDFDKEFLSLDCAVKFVNSVQEAVQHINTHSSKHTDCIVTENEKNAEFFLKGVDSSGVYWNCSTRFADGFRYGFGTEVGISTSKIHARGPVGLDGLVTYQYQIRGTGQIAGDYLGAGGNRSFIHKDLDIKDIKL; from the coding sequence ATGTCTTCCGCTGAACTTATTGCCAAGAAAGCTCGTATTGCTGGGAACATCCTGAAAACTTTATCTGATGAACAGCGTTCAAGTATTTTATACAAAATCCATGAttctttagaaaaaaatgcaaaacTAATAGAAACTGCTAACAAATTGGATTTAGAAGTTGCTCGTGGATCCAATTTAAGTGAAAGCTTGATTAAAAGATTGGATTTATTTAAAGGTGACAAATTTGCTACCATGTTACAAGGTATTATTGACGTAGCTAAATTAGCGGATCCAGTTGGTAAAGTTTTGTTAGCTAGAGAACTGGATGAAGGCTTAacattatataaaattacgGCTCCAGTCGGGGTTTTGTTAGTTATCTTTGAATCCAGACCAGAAGTTATTGCTAACATTACTGCCTTAAGTATCAAATCCGGTAATGCAGCCATTTTAAAAGGTGGTAAAGAATCTGTAAATACCTTTAGAGAAATGTCTAAAATTATCAATGATACTATTGCTGCTAATTTTGCTACCACTGGCGTTCCAATTGGTGCTGTCCAATTGATTGAAACCAGACAAGATGTTTCTGATCTACTAAGTCAAGATCAGTATATTGATTTGGTTGTTCCTCGTGGTTCTAACAGTTTGGtaagaaatattaaattaaatacaaaGATTCCTGTTTTAGGACATGCAGACGGTATTTGTTCCATCTATATAGATGGCGAAGCTGACTTAGTAAAAGCTAAGAAAATTACAGTTGATGCGAAAACAAATTACCCAGCTGGCTGTAATGCAATGGAAACTTTATTGATTAATCCAAAACTAAACAACTGGTGGGAGGTCTTAACCAACTTGAATGAAAATGGCGTTTGCTTACATGTTACTCCCGAAGTGAAACAAGAGTATCTAAAACACAATCCAAAGGGTAATGTTCTTGATTGTGATGAATCTAAGGACTTTGACAAAGAATTTTTATCTCTAGATTGTGCTGTTAAGTTTGTTAATAGTGTTCAAGAGGCTGTACAGCATATAAACACTCATTCTTCGAAACACACTGATTGTATAGTTAccgaaaatgaaaaaaatgcagaattttttttgaagggTGTTGATTCTTCCGGTGTTTATTGGAATTGTTCTACCAGATTTGCTGATGGTTTCAGATATGGTTTTGGTACTGAAGTCGGAATCTCTACAAGTAAAATTCATGCCCGTGGTCCCGTTGGTTTGGATGGGTTGGTTACTTATCAATATCAAATTAGAGGCACTGGCCAAATTGCAGGTGATTATTTGGGTGCTGGTGGTAATAGATCTTTTATTCATAAAGATTTAGATATTAAGGACATtaaattgtaa
- the SAW1 gene encoding DNA-binding protein SAW1 (similar to Saccharomyces cerevisiae YAL027W | SAW1 | Single-strand Annealing Weakened) codes for MFTPQSNTDNNSASINIKADNNTKEDSNKNATKQSYTSTSSIRNNIYQSLKSNHPNKNFKNSHLMNPINTSFTKNHKSHSTADGSFNNINESIDVPAITLTEADNISKIRKKTPMSIGTMTAVTSNDNDKTENNMVNNDYADTGSHMDNNCNSILLTKAHNVPVYNLHNNNDNNNNSNNLNYKKKDGFDNSEIFFKIHSSTNKNTNNAASFNNNIINGNVDKNHLGLNEFFQQNKINNMTEDLETRMKKITNVSKGKFSDLVFSQAPLHNMPPNVNANIKTLTPPLPPPPPGLSFLLSDGSPSERRHSSGSRSHSRTYSSSALPPITKIVTNTSSTSSSTSSTSSAPLSEVLSDSSSLAIKPLNNYATESSCETALKNGSNNSNNGHSNFLNVPSITNFTEVKNPRLRLSSSSLHVPNTNVTGSLDKMKSSSSLRKINSNSSAYSASRLQLTPSAGSGGSIGSNLKSHTIMTGVSSSPFHQRTYSSGINNINGSDDFYSLNSKLMHNHGNAPTGSQKNILLNDLHNKNSSKRLVNQFFEDFSNIKSSDGVRTENGGNNSNSKNPDIDNINDNDLDINNSNNNKPNLLLDDQTNNSFLIDGSHKNISDSVNNNDSRKRSNTLLDDEKNVFPFSDDHPTKFYNTSDNSKDNYDATTINGNKYTDKNDTNDNNVITNKITNDDHDFINYHLMDEPNHLKKIATSDTNYMSYTTPHNYCYNNNNGYHYFRHDNGDDTAHNEIYQDNTNDKNGDNLFANYLMYGLHLTGFHNVYSPHSNRRNHRRRAPSSSGRSNNQFWTPYSHNNFYSSNLVNNINKKINNTPIPSNLATDDHLNVVDYSSRSNSNWSSIYTKDNGNNYAEDFNNNPIINEYSSNGTLLETLKPHKSRDSLISNETNLNMLYPGSGKDLANILISEDLGKINKNIRDYLNNVVLNKTNYINNKMQLLSLLKNQLKSSNEQGDQLIEDIENSLNERILQNEKDLEYFAGELYKNIDSNNEKLKVLRKKVEEYSKLLKKEKERLARIENFVEVLKILDKAHKKMKFIDKLAYQYYSKGGNKGISTIGGPKFATFNYNVENIIREVFKKFNKKTGYDSNSKIDNIVFEAPVLSNNSIIRLRSPLVSIYLSNKDLKSLCQDLKDDLLLIIYELGNNLIQNKILNKLKIQETHNVTSNTTKKNDKNKISFDEVTKLIHKMNNLEKGDDNSTHINGLTLNSKTIQRLSKYTFLIEFEHYWTVNIIIKDIRKLSKIRNILLLREAANMGVTANNENVNLPKSRVILSEYKDDKIGTSALGEEKETDDKFNNDDNDIDNPDNLLQYTGSMDSMQVSIRTIKHKKTTKILIEDEDSVSEIRNAVVTVDEDTELNREDEKIKLVFGYDPTWNLGHCIDIQVLSRPRRSTVRPSET; via the exons ATGTTCACGCCACAAAGTAACACAGATAACAATAGTGCcagtattaatattaaagcTGATAACAACACAAAAGAAGattctaataaaaatgctaCTAAACAATCATATACTTCTACGTCTTCGataagaaataatatttatcaGTCATTAAAATCGAACCATCCTAATaagaattttaaaaatagtcATTTAATGAATCCAATAAATACATCTTTTACTAAGAACCACAAGTCACATTCTACTGCAGATGgaagttttaataatattaacgaGTCCATAGATGTACCCGCTATAACATTGACTGAGGCAGATAACATTTCTAaaatcagaaaaaaaaccccGATGTCTATTGGTACTATGACAGCCGTGACttctaatgataatgataaaactgaaaataatatggTCAATAATGATTATGCAGATACTGGTTCTCATATGGATAATAATTGcaattctattttattaactaAAGCCCATAATGTACCAGTATATAACCtgcataataataatgataataataataattcaaacaatttaaattataaaaaaaaagatggaTTTGATAATAgtgaaatatttttcaaaatacaTAGTAGTACTAACAAGAATACAAATAATGCCGCCAGtttcaacaataatattataaatggTAACGTTGATAAAAACCATCTCGGTTTGAATGagttttttcaacaaaacaaaatcaataatatgACAGAGGATTTAGAAACcagaatgaaaaaaatcacaAATGTATCTAAAGGCAAATTTAGTGATTTAGTATTTTCGCAAGCTCCTCTGCATAATATGCCCCCTAACGTTAATGCTAATATCAAAACTTTAACGCCGCCTCTACCACCTCCTCCTCCAGGTTTATCCTTCTTATTATCTGATGGCTCCCCTAGTGAAAGAAGACATAGCTCTGGTTCAAGGTCGCATTCAAGAACTTATTCATCTTCAGCTCTCCCACCCATCACTAAAATAGTAACAAATACTTCTTCtacttcatcatcaacGTCGTCAACATCATCTGCTCCTTTATCTGAAGTATTATCTGACTCCTCATCTCTAGCAATAAAGCCTTTAAACAACTATGCTACTGAATCGTCTTGTGAGACAGCGTTAAAAAATGGttctaataatagtaataatggtcatagtaattttttaaatgtacCCTCAATTACCAATTTTACAGAAGTGAAAAACCCTCGCTTGAGACTGTCGTCTTCTTCATTACATGTACCTAATACAAATGTTACTGGATCACTTGATAAAATGAAATCCAGCTCATcattaagaaaaattaattcgAATTCTTCTGCTTATTCTGCTAGTAGGCTACAGCTGACACCTAGTGCTGGTAGCGGAGGCAGTATTGGTTCTAATTTAAAGTCGCATACAATTATGACCGGTGTTTCTTCTTCGCCATTTCATCAAAGGACTTATAGTAGtggtattaataatattaatggatCTGACGATTTTTATTCATTGAATTCAAAGCTAATGCACAATCATGGTAATGCACCAACTGGttcacaaaaaaatattcttttgaATGACCTacataacaaaaatagCAGCAAAAGATTAGTGaatcaattttttgaagatttctctaatattaaaagtagTGATGGTGTACGCACCGAAAATGGGGgaaacaatagtaatagcaAAAATCCAGACATcgataatattaatgataatgatcttgatattaataatagcaacaataataaaccaAACTTATTGCTTGATGatcaaacaaataattcatttttGATTGACGGTAgccataaaaatatttctgaTAGtgtcaataataatgatagtaGGAAAAGATCTAATACACTGCTTGacgatgaaaaaaatgttttccCATTCTCTGATGATCATccaacaaaattttataacaCCAGTGATAACAGTAAAGATAATTATGATGCCACCACtattaatggtaataagTATACTGACAAGAATGACACGAATGACAATAATGTTATTACTAACAAGATCACTAATGATGATCATGACTTTATTAACTATCATTTAATGGATGAACCCAATCATCTAAAGAAAATAGCGACTTCTGATACAAATTATATGAGTTATACAACTCCGCATAATTATTgctacaataataacaatggatatcattattttcgGCACGACAACGGTGATGATACAGCACACAATGAAATTTATCAGGACAATACAAATGACAAAAATGGAGATAACTTATTtgcaaattatttaatgtaTGGGTTGCACTTAACTGGTTTCCATAATGTTTATTCTCCTCATAGCAACCGTCGTAATCACCGCCGACGTGCTCCGAGTAGTAGCGGGCGGAGCAATAATCAATTTTGGACACCTTATAgtcataataatttttattccaGTAACCTggtaaataatataaataagaaaattaataatacacCAATTCCAAGTAATCTCGCCACAGATGACCATTTAAATGTAGTAGATTATTCTTCAAGGAGCAATAGCAATTGGTCTTCGATCTATACCAAagataatggtaataattaTGCTGaagattttaataacaatcctataataaatgaatattCTAGTAATGGCACATTATTGGAGACTTTAAAACCACATAAATCAAGAGATTCCCTAATTTCAAATGAAACCAATTTAAATATGCTTTACCCAGGTTCTGGTAAAGACTTGGCTAATATTCTTATTAGTGAAGATTTAGGTaagattaataaaaacattcgggattatttaaataacgTTGTATTAAATAAGACAAAttatattaacaataaaatgCAACTACTGAGTTTGTTAAAAAACCAATTGAAATCATCGAATGAACAGGGGGACCAGTTAATTGaagatattgaaaatagtcTAAACGAACGGATATtacaaaatgaaaaagatttgGAATATTTTGCTGGGGAGCTTTATAAAAACATTGATAGtaacaatgaaaaattaaaagttttaaggAAGAAAGTAGAAGAGtattcaaaattattaaagaaagagaagGAAAGATTAGCTAGAATTGAAAACTTTGTagaagttttaaaaattctagATAAGGCACAtaagaaaatgaaatttaTCGATAAATTAGcatatcaatattattccAAAGGTGGTAATAAAGGTATAAGCACGATTGGGGGACCTAAATTCGCCACTTTCAATTACAATGTGGAGAATATAAT AAGAgaagtttttaaaaaattcaataaaaaaacaggGTACGATTCAAACTCtaaaattgataatatcGTTTTCGAAGCTCCTGTTTTGTCCAATAATTCCATAATACGCTTGAGATCTCCTTTAGTATCAATATATCTATCAAATAAAGATTTGAAAAGTCTATGTCAAGATTTGAAGGATGATTTGTTGCTAATAATTTATGAGCTAGGGAATAATCTAATAcagaataaaatattgaataaattaaaaatacaagaAACCCATAATGTTACCAGTAACacaaccaaaaaaaatgataaaaacaaaataagtTTTGATGAAGTAACTAAGTTAATTCACAAAATGaataatttagaaaaaggTGATGACAATTCAACTCATATCAACGGTTTAACTCTAAATTCCAAGACCATACAGAGATTGTCTAAGTACACATTTCTTATTGAATTTGAACATTATTGGACGGTTaacatcattattaaagaTATAAGAAAGTTATCTAAAATAAGAAACATCCTACTTTTAAGGGAAGCAGCCAATATGGGTGTCACTGCTAACAATGAAAATGTGAATCTTCCCAAGTCTAGAGTAATACTTTCTGAATACAAAGATGATAAAATTGGAACCAGTGCTTTAGgagaagagaaagaaacagatgataaatttaataacgatgataatgatattgaCAATCCAGATAATTTGTTGCAATATACAGGTAGTATGGACTCAATGCAAGTATCAATAAGAACTAttaaacacaaaaaaactACTAAGATATTaattgaagatgaagacTCTGTATCTGAAATTCGCAATGCGGTTGTAACTGTAGATGAGGATACAGAATTAAATAGagaagatgaaaaaataaagttagTATTTGGTTATGACCCAACTTGGAACTTAGGACATTGTATAGACATCCAAGTGTTGTCTAGACCAAGAAGATCGACTGTTAGGCCATCGGAAACATGA
- a CDS encoding myosin family protein (similar to Saccharomyces cerevisiae YOR326W | MYO2 | MYOsin (paralog of YAL029C | MYO4)) — MSSYEIGTRCWYPDKKLGWIGGEITKHVVSEDGKHHLELTLDNEYSSSEQQEDAASGDDNNKIVKIVVNNLDENENENDIVGDESNAIKNPGATLPLLRNPPILESTEDLTSLSYLNEPAVLHAIKTRYAQLQIYTYSGIVLIATNPFDRVDQLYSQDMIQAYAGRRRGELEPHLFAIAEEAYRLMKNDKQNQTIVVSGESGAGKTVSAKYIMRYFATVEQSQNAEFNDDDHDALEMSETEKRILATNPIMEAFGNAKTIRNDNSSRFGKYLEILFDKNISIIGARMRTYLLERSRLVFQPKTERNYHIFYQLLSGLTPEEKTQLKLTSIQDYHYINQGGDDYTIKGVNDAEEYQITVDALSLVGISKETQFELFKILAALLHIGNIEVVKTRNDSSVKSDDPNLLTACELLGVDPYNFSRWIVKKQITTRSEKIMSNLSYQQALVAKDSVAKFIYSALFDWLVENINVVLCDPNIEDQVKSFIGVLDIYGFEHFEKNSFEQFCINYANEKLQQEFNQHVFKLEQEEYVKEKIEWSFIEFNDNQPCIDLIENKLGILSLLDEESRLPAGSDESWIQKLYQTLDKPPTNKVFSKPRFGQTKFVVKHYAHDVAYDVEGFIEKNRDTVSDGHLEVLKASTNETLKDVLGTIERNAAKIAEKEKQEQNENNNNAAKKRVVPVRTINRKPTLGSIFKASLIDLMKTINTTNVHYIRCIKPNEEKEAWKFDNLMVLSQLRACGVLETIRISCAGFPTRWTYDEFVLRYHLLTPSKFWTSLFSTDVSASDIKKLTKKILEYTKTEPKKYQLGLTKVFFKAGMLASLEKLRSDKLNTSIVKIQKNIRAKYYRKLYLQILDSIKFLQSYSAGFYTRKLIDMQIKTHLALLVQSQLRGSVVRGNVKDTLDSIIRLQSIVRMQVAKTQLLEKRRYDAAIEIQKRARAFKPRQKYIKNKKHTVVIQSLIRRKYAQRKLTKLRAEAESVNNLKEVSYQLENKVIQLSNSLALKIKENKELNLQITGLQESLQSNANLQEVLELERETHSKNINELNEKHTSRHSELQEKITAAKREMDDAKAEIDSLKSHKEELKKEVQDKLNELNGIKDQLTSSRTQNSDLQNEVNSLKDEIQRLQKSLTDSNAAAAAAVTAAGGTSRSVSTTASGLYKTSTSNTTLPHDDRRFSVAASSSNFIDSSSPTHNSVQNESADAESFDNRSINSVLSQINDELYKLFDDTKALNDEIVVGLLKGFKIPETGVAVELTRKEVLYPARILIIILSDMWRLGLTKQSEIFLAEVLSTIQKLVTGLKGDDLILKGAFWLTNVRELYSFVVFAENSILNDDAYNSGLNKDEYEEYVKLVAELKDDFDALSYNIYNIWVKKLQKDLEKKVVSAVVLSQSLPGFVAQENIAFLPKLFNQQQHYKMDDILTFLNNIYWSMKTYHVETEVFREVIMTLLRYINAVCFNDLIMKRNFLSWKRGLQLNYNVTRLEEWCKSHYIPQGTECLEQMLQAAKLLQLKKATIEDIKIIWEICSSLKPIQIQKLITQYAVADYEAPVPQEILNFIAERVKKEAASNDKSHGSDIFLTVNTGPFKDPYNSLETREFGKIEAYIPAWLNLPITRRIVELVTKHVSVQEQEMI, encoded by the coding sequence atGTCTTCTTATGAAATAGGAACTCGCTGTTGGTATCCTGACAAAAAGTTAGGTTGGATCGGTGGTGAAATTACTAAACATGTTGTGTCTGAAGATGGCAAGCACCACTTGGAATTAACCTTAGACAATGAATATTCAAGCTCTGAGCAACAAGAAGATGCAGCTAGCGGTGAcgacaacaataaaattgtCAAGATTGTTGTAAACAATCtagatgaaaatgaaaatgaaaacgaTATTGTTGGAGACGAGTCCAACGCAATTAAAAACCCAGGCGCAACACTGCCATTGTTAAGAAATCCACCTATTCTAGAGTCTACTGAAGATTTGACATCATTGTCTTATTTGAATGAACCAGCTGTTTTACATGCTATCAAAACTAGATATGCTCAATTACAAATTTACACTTATTCTGGTATTGTATTAATTGCTACTAATCCATTTGATCGTGTTGATCAACTATACTCTCAAGACATGATCCAAGCCTATGCGGGTAGGAGAAGAGGAGAATTAGAACCACATTTATTTGCCATTGCTGAGGAGGCCTATcgattaatgaaaaatgataaaCAAAACCAAACTATTGTTGTTAGTGGTGAATCTGGTGCCGGTAAAACTGTTAGtgcaaaatatataatgaGATATTTTGCTACAGTGGAACAATCTCAAAATGCGGAATTCAACGATGATGACCATGATGCTCTTGAAATGAGTGAAACCGAAAAGAGAATTTTGGCTACCAATCCCATTATGGAAGCTTTTGGTAACGCCAAAACTATTAGGAATGATAACTCTTCCAGATTTGGTAAATACCtagaaattttatttgataaaaatatatccaTTATAGGTGCCAGGATGAGAACATATTTATTGGAACGTTCCAGATTGGTTTTCCAACCGAAAACAGAAAGGAACTACCACATATTTTACCAGCTATTGAGTGGGCTGACTCCAGAGGAAAAAACACAATTAAAGTTGACGTCCATCCAAGATTATCACTACATTAATCAAGGTGGCGATGATTATACAATTAAGGGTGTCAATGATGCTGAAGAATATCAAATCACAGTTGATGCTTTATCATTAGTTGGTATTTCCAAAGAAACTCAATTTGAActgtttaaaatattagcTGCCCTTTTACACATTGGGAACATTGAGGTTGTTAAGACCCGGAATGATTCTTCTGTCAAATCTGATGATCCAAATTTGTTAACAGCATGTGAATTATTGGGGGTGGACCCGTACAATTTTTCAAGATGGATTGTTAAGAAACAAATCACTACAAGATCCGAAAAGATTATGTCGAACTTGAGCTATCAACAGGCTTTAGTTGCTAAGGATTCTGTAgccaaatttatttattctgCTCTATTTGATTGGCTTGTTGAAAACATCAATGTTGTATTATGTGATCCCAATATTGAAGATCAGGTGAAATCCTTCATTGGTGTTTTAGATATTTATGGGTTTGaacattttgaaaaaaattcttttgaACAATTTTGCATTAATTATGCCAATGAAAAATTGCAGCAAGAGTTTAACCAGcatgttttcaaattagAACAAGAAGAATATGTTAAGGAAAAGATTGAATGGtcttttattgaatttaacGACAACCAACCATGCATTGACttgattgaaaataaattgggtattttatcattattagatGAAGAAAGTAGATTACCGGCTGGTTCTGATGAAAGTTGGATCcaaaaattatatcaaACTTTGGACAAACCACCAACCAACAAAGTTTTCTCTAAACCAAGATTTGGCCAGACCAAATTTGTTGTTAAACATTATGCCCACGATGTCGCCTATGATGTCGAAGGCTTTATCGAGAAGAATAGAGACACCGTTTCGGATGGCCACTTGGAAGTTTTGAAAGCGTCCACAAACGAAACTTTAAAAGACGTTTTGGGTACCATTGAGAGAAATGCTGCTAAAATAgctgaaaaggaaaagcaGGAACAGaacgaaaataataacaatgcgGCCAAGAAGCGAGTTGTTCCAGTCAGAACCATAAATAGGAAGCCAACTTTGGGTTCGATTTTCAAAGCTTCTTTGATTGACTTGATGAAGACTATAAATACAACAAATGTTCATTATATTCGTTGTATTAAGCCGAATGAGGAAAAAGAAGCCTGGAAGTTCGATAATTTAATGGTTCTATCCCAATTGCGAGCTTGTGGTGTTTTAGAAACGATCAGAATTTCATGTGCTGGATTTCCTACCAGATGGACCTATGACGAATTTGTCCTAAGATATCATTTATTGACACCTTCCAAGTTTTGGacttctttattttctactGATGTTTCTGCGAGCGACATCAAAAAATtgaccaaaaaaattttagaatATACAAAAACTGAACCTAAAAAGTATCAATTAGGGCTAACTAAGGTTTTCTTCAAAGCTGGTATGTTGGCCAGTTTGGAAAAACTGAGAAGTGATAAGTTAAATACCTCGATTGTTAAGATCCAAAAGAATATTAGGGCCAAGTATTATcgtaaattatatttacaaatattggattccattaaatttttacaaaGTTATTCTGCTGGGTTTTATACACGTAAACTTATTGATATGCAAATTAAAACACATCTGGCTTTGTTGGTACAATCTCAACTTAGAGGTTCTGTAGTTAGAGGTAATGTTAAGGACACGTTAGATTCCATTATTAGACTTCAAAGCATTGTTAGAATGCAAGTAGCCAAAACACAATTATTAGAGAAGCGCAGATACGATGCAGCTATAGAAATCCAAAAAAGAGCAAGGGCTTTTAAACCAAGacaaaaatacataaaaaataaaaaacataccGTTGTTATTCAATCACTGATTAGAAGGAAATACGctcaaagaaaattaacTAAATTAAGGGCTGAAGCAGAATCTGTCAATAATTTGAAGGAGGTTAGTTATCAgttagaaaataaagttatCCAACTATCGAACTCATTAGCTTTAAAGATTAAGGAAAACAAGGAGTTGAATTTACAAATAACTGGTTTACAAGAGTCTTTACAAAGCAATGCTAATTTGCAAGAAGTTTTGGAATTAGAAAGAGAAACGCatagtaaaaatattaatgaattaaatgaaaaacataCATCTAGACATTCAGAGTTGCAAGAAAAGATTACCGCTGCCAAGCGGGAAATGGACGATGCTAAAGCTGAAATTGACTCTTTAAAAAGCCATAAAGAGGAATTGAAGAAAGAAGTGCAAGATAAATTGAATGAGTTAAATGGAATTAAAGACCAACTAACTAGCTCTAGAACACAGAACAGTGATTTACAGAATGAAGTTAATTCTTTGAAGGATGAGATTCAACGATTACAAAAATCATTAACTGATAGTaatgctgctgctgctgctgctgtcACTGCTGCAGGCGGAACTTCCAGGTCTGTTTCAACGACTGCTAGTGGTTTATACAAGACTAGCACGTCTAACACTACTCTGCCTCATGACGACAGGAGGTTTAGCGTCGCTGCTTCCAGCTCCAATTTCATTGACAGTTCATCTCCGACTCATAATAGTGTTCAAAACGAGTCTGCTGATGCTGAATCATTTGATAATAGATCAATTAATAGTGTCTTGTCTCAAATCAATGATGAGTtgtataaattatttgatgATACTAAAGCTTTGAATGATGAGATTGTTGTTGGTTTGTTGAAAGGATTTAAGATTCCAGAAACTGGTGTTGCTGTTGAGTTAACTAGAAAAGAGGTTTTATATCCTGCTAGAATtctaattattattttgagtGACATGTGGAGGTTAGGTTTGACAAAACAGAGTGAAATTTTTCTAGCTGAAGTTTTATCTACAATTCAAAAATTGGTTACCGGCTTGAAAGGTGATGACTTAATTTTGAAGGGTGCATTTTGGTTGACCAATGTCCGTGAATTGTATTCCTTTGTTGTATTTGCTGAGAATTCCATTTTGAATGACGATGCTTACAACAGCGGGTTAAATAAGGACGAGTATGAAGAATATGTTAAGTTAGTAGCCGAACTAAAAGATGATTTTGACGCATTAAGTTATAATATCTATAATATTTGGGTTAAAAAGTTACAAAAAGATTTGGAAAAGAAGGTTGTTTCAGCTGTTGTTTTATCACAATCATTGCCTGGATTCGTCGCTCAAGAAAATATTGCTTTTTTGcccaaattatttaatcaACAGCAACATTACAAGATGGATGATATATTAACATTTTTGAACAATATTTATTGGTCAATGAAGACTTATCATGTTGAAACAGAGGTTTTCCGTGAGGTTATTATGACTTTATTAAGGTACATTAACGCGGTTTgttttaatgatttaattATGAAACGTAATTTCCTATCTTGGAAACGTGGCTTACAGTTAAATTATAATGTTACCAGATTAGAAGAATGGTGTAAATCGCACTATATACCTCAAGGTACCGAATGTTTGGAACAAATGTTACAAGCAGCCAAATTGttacaattgaaaaaagcCACTATAGAggatattaaaattatttgggAAATTTGTTCATCATTAAAGCCAATTCAAATCCAAAAATTGATTACTCAATATGCAGTTGCTGATTATGAAGCTCCAGTGCCTcaagaaattttaaattttattgctGAAAGGGTCAAGAAGGAGGCTGCTTCTAACGATAAATCTCATGGAAGTGATATTTTCTTAACTGTAAACACTGGTCCATTTAAAGATCCATACAATTCATTAGAAACACGTGAATTCGGTAAAATTGAGGCTTATATTCCTGCTTGGTTGAATTTACCAATCACTAGAAGAATTGTCGAGCTAGTCACAAAACATGTTAGTGTGcaagaacaagaaatgATTTGA